In a genomic window of Thunnus thynnus chromosome 16, fThuThy2.1, whole genome shotgun sequence:
- the qpct gene encoding glutaminyl-peptide cyclotransferase codes for MWTRATITMVERSHSLSIMRLFYTVCIWLTFIHCANGIPWTQEKLYHRAVTLTPEEIQTALSHTNLDQMWQRYLRPLLVTRYPGSAGSQAVQQHIKTTLGSLGAGWEVTEDRFVSQTPYSPLPFTNLIATLNPSAKRRLVLACHYDSKYYPPQWHGREFQGATDSAVPCAMMLELAQALDEELKTQKSSSPDLTLQLIFFDGEEALFQWTSTDSLYGSRHLAQKMESTPHPAGATDTNLLHGIDLFVLLDLIGAPSPRFGNQFPSTTHWLSRLQNIEKRLHSMNQLVNHPNDVQYFWPDQPVGHIQDDHIPFLNRGVRILHLIPSPFPSVWHTFDDNEQNLDRSTIQNLNKIMQLFVLEYLNARPANASKPSNPSNPQNAP; via the exons ATGTGGACAAGAGCGACAATAACGATGGTTGAGCGAAGCCACAGTCTCTCTATAATGCGTTTATTTTACACTGTCTGCATCTGGCTGACATTCATCCACTGCGCCAATGGAATTCCGTGGACACAAGAGAAG CTCTATCACCGAGCTGTCACACTAACACCAGAGGAGATCCAGACCGCCCTGTCACACACTAACCTGGACCAGATGTGGCAAAGATACCTAAGGCCACTACTTGTTACCAGGTACCCGGGCTCTGCAGGCAGCCAAGCCGTGCAGCAG CATATTAAAACAACCCTCGGTTCCCTCGGGGCAGGCTGGGAAGTGACGGAGGATAGGTTTGTGTCACAGACACCCTATAGCCCCCTGCCCTTCACCAACCTGATCGCCACCCTCAACCCATCAGCCAAGCGCCGTCTGGTCCTGGCCTGTCACTACGACTCCAAGTACTACCCACCACAATGGCACGGGAGGGAGTTCCAAGGCGCCACTGATTCTGCTGTTCCCTGCGCCATGATGCTGGAGCTGGCACAAGCCCTGGATGAAGAACTGAAAACTCAGAAG AGCTCCAGTCCTGATCTGACCCTACAGCTAATCTTCTTTGATGGAGAGGAAGCTCTTTTCCAGTGGACCTCTACAGACTCCCTGTATGGCTCTCGCCACCTCGCCCAGAAGATGGAGTCTACCCCACATCCCGCTGGAGCCACAGACACAAATCTACTGCACGGCATA gatctgtttgtgttgttggacCTGATCGGGGCCCCTAGCCCACGCTTTGGGAACCAGTTCCCCAGCACAACACACTGGCTCTCCAGACTGCAGAACATTG AAAAGCGTCTACACTCCATGAACCAGCTTGTGAATCATCCTAATGATGTGCAATATTTCTGGCCAGATCAACCTGTCGGCCACATTCAAGATGATCATATACCATTCCTAAACAGAG GAGTCCGTATCCTCCACCTGATCCCCTCCCCCTTCCCATCCGTATGGCACACGTTTGACGACAATGAGCAGAACCTGGATCGCTCCACCATTCAGAACCTCAACAAGATCATGCAGCTCTTTGTTCTGGAGTACCTCAACGCCAGACCTGCCAACGCTTCAAAACCTTCCAACCCTTCAAACCCACAAAATGCCCCATAA